A single Cucumis melo cultivar AY chromosome 4, USDA_Cmelo_AY_1.0, whole genome shotgun sequence DNA region contains:
- the LOC103500359 gene encoding probable metal-nicotianamine transporter YSL7, producing the protein MERNSSKKANEGESGTGTDGGGDRIMVEDAFKNLEVPSWRNQITFRALFTSFVLSIVFNFIVCKLNLTTGVIPSLNVAAGLLGFAILKGYTSILEQLGLMKQPFTRQENTVIQTCVVASSGIAFSSGTASYLLGMSAKIAAQAEEGNMPINIKKLSVGWMIGFLFVVSFVGLFSIVPLRKMMILKYKLTYPSGTATAYLINSFHTPKGAKLAKKQVAVLFKSFCFSFLFAMFQWFFAAADGCGFSSFPTFGLQAYAKRFYFDFSSTYVGVGMICPFMVNLSLLLGAIISWGIMWPLIELRKGDWYSASLSASSLHGIQGYRVFIAIAMMLGDGLYHVCFMLSQTFYSLSKQKSGCGNADSLSEINDYDARRRIEYFLKDQIPNWVALLGYVILAAISIITVPLIFHQLKWYHVLVAYAIAPVLAFCNAYGCGLTDWSLASNYGKFAIIIFSSWVGLGNGGVIAGLASCGVMMSIVSTASDLMQDFKTGYLTLASPRSMFFSQVAGTAMGCVLSPLVFWFFFKAYNVGDPEGSYPAPYGLMYRGIALLGVEGVSTLPKNCLTLAICFFVGAIVINIIRDILHRCETKYRIYRFIPSPMCMAIPFYLGAYFAIDMCVGSLILFIWQSKNKVKAGEFAPAVASGLICGESLWSVPAAILALAGVKAPLCMKFLSSSTNAKVDAFLEG; encoded by the exons atggaaagaaattcAAGCAAGAAGGCAAATGAGGGCGAATCGGGGACTGGAACCGATGGTGGTGGAGACAGGATTATGGTGGAAGATGCTTTTAAGAATTTGGAGGTTCCTTCATGGCGGAATCAGATCACATTTAGGGCTCTTTTCACCAGCTTTGTTCTTAGTATTGTCTTCAACTTCATCGTCTGTAAACTCAATCTAACCACTGGGGTTATTCCTTCTCTCAATGTCGCTGCTGGGCTTTTGGGATTCGCGATTTTGAAGGGTtatacttcgattcttgaaCAGCTTGGTCTTATGAAACAGCCATTCACTCGACAAGAAAATACCGTGATTCAAACCTGTGTTGTCGCCTCCTCTGGGATTGCGTTTAGCA GTGGTACTGCTAGTTATCTTTTGGGTATGAGTGCTAAAATTGCTGCTCAAGCAGAAGAAGGGAACATGCCGATTAATATCAAGAAACTCTCTGTTGGTTGGATGATAGGCTTTCTCTTTGTTGTTAGCTTTGTTGGGTTGTTCTCTATTGTGCCTCTTAGAAAG ATGATGATTCTAAAATACAAGTTGACCTATCCAAGTGGAACTGCAACTGCATATCTCATCAATTCCTTTCACACACCCAAAGGAGCTAAGCTGGCAAA GAAACAAGTTGCAGTCCTTTTCAAGAGCTTCTGTTTCAGCTTTTTATTTGCTATGTTCCAATGGTTCTTTGCTGCTGCAGATGGCTGTGGATTTTCTAGCTTTCCCACATTTGGTCTTCAAGCCTATGCAAAAAG GTTTTATTTTGACTTCTCATCTACATACGTCGGTGTGGGAATGATCTGTCCTTTCATGGTCAATCTATCTCTCCTTCTTGGAGCCATCATCTCATGGGGTATCATGTGGCCCTTAATCGAGCTAAGGAAAGGTGATTGGTACAGTGCTTCTTTATCTGCAAGCAGTCTTCATGGCATTCAGGGCTATAGG GTTTTTATTGCCATTGCTATGATGCTTGGCGATGGTCTTTACCATGTATGCTTCATGCTCTCCCAAACATTCTACAGCTTATCCAAACAGAAGTCTGGCTGTGGAAATGCTGATTCATTGTCGGAAATTAATGATTACGACGCTCGACGAAGAATCGAGTACTTCTTGAAAGACCAAATCCCTAACTGGGTAGCATTGCTCGGCTATGTAATACTTGCAGCCATATCTATAATCACAGTTCCCTTAATCTTCCATCAGTTGAAATGGTACCACGTTTTGGTTGCTTATGCAATTGCTCCTGTCTTGGCCTTTTGCAATGCCTATGGTTGTGGGCTCACCGATTGGTCTCTTGCATCAAATTATGGTAAATTTGCCATCATCATCTTCAGTTCTTGGGTTGGCCTTGGCAATGGAGGTGTTATTGCTGGTCTTGCTTCTTGTGGTGTCATGATGAGCATTGTTTCTACTGCTTCTGACCTTATGCAAGACTTCAAGACTGGTTACTTGACTCTAGCTTCGCCTCGCTCGATGTTTTTCAGCCAAGTTGCTGGCACTGCCATGGGATGTGTTTTGTCTCCCCTTGTCTTTTGGTTCTTCTTCAAAGCTTATAATGTTGGAGACCCCGAAGGCTCATACCCTGCACCATATGGTCTAATGTACCGTGGCATTGCTCTTCTCGGTGTGGAGGGTGTCTCTACCCTCCCCAAAAACTGCCTCACTCTTGCCATTTGCTTCTTTGTTGGTGCTATAGTCATTAACATCATTAGGGATATTCTCCATAGGTGTGAAACTAAATACCGCATCTATCGCTTCATACCAAGTCCAATGTGTATGGCGATTCCATTCTACCTAGGTGCTTATTTCGCCATCGACATGTGTGTTGGGAGCTTGATTCTTTTCATCTGGCAGAGTAAGAATAAGGTCAAGGCTGGGGAGTTTGCTCCTGCTGTTGCTTCGGGACTTATCTGTGGCGAATCTTTGTGGAGTGTTCCAGCAGCCATATTGGCCCTAGCTGGTGTCAAAGCTCCTCTTTGCATGAAGTTCTTGAGTTCATCGACCAATGCTAAGGTCGATGCCTTCTTAGAAGGCTAA
- the LOC103500358 gene encoding 4-hydroxybenzoate polyprenyltransferase, mitochondrial isoform X2 yields the protein MLTLFGCGALLLRGAGCTINDLLDRDIDTKVERTKLRPVASGQLTQPQGISFLGLQLFLGLGILLQLNNYSRILGASSLLLVFSYPLMKRFTYWPQAYLGLTFNWGALLGWAAIRGTLDPAIVLPLYFSGVFWTLVYDTIYAHQDKGDDLKVGVKSTALRFGDSTKEWITMFGIANIGCLALSGYNADIGWPFYALLAAASGQLAWQIFTVDLSSRADCNRKFISNKWYGALVFSGILLGRLSS from the exons ATGTTGACTCTATTTGGATGCGGGGCTTTGCTTTTGAGGGGTGCTGGGTGTACCATAAATGACCTCCTTGATCGAGATATTGATACAAAG GTTGAACGTACAAAACTTAGACCAGTTGCTAGTGGTCAATTAACCCAACCCCAGGGAATCAGTTTTTTAGGGTTGCAGCTATTTTTGGGACTTGGAATTCTCCTTCAATTGAATAATTACAG TCGCATTTTGGGGGCTTCCTCTTTGCTTCTAGTCTTCTCCTATCCTCTCATGAAGAGGTTCACGTATTGG CCTCAAGCATATCTGGGTCTGACGTTCAACTGGGGAGCTTTGTTAGGATGGGCAGCCATCAGAGGAACTTTGGATCCAGCTATTGTTTTGCCACTATACTTTTCTGGAGTATTCTGGACTCTTGTATATGATACGATATATGCACATCAG GACAAGGGAGATGACTTAAAAGTCGGCGTTAAATCTACTGCTTTGAGATTTGGAGATTCAACTAAGGAGTGGATTACTATGTTTGGAATTGCAAACATTGGCTGTCTTGCTCTTAGTGGTTACAATGCTGATATTG GATGGCCATTTTATGCACTTTTGGCAGCTGCATCTGGACAGTTGGCTTGGCAGATTTTTACTGTTGACTTATCAAGTCGTGCTGATTGCAATCGAAA GTTCATCTCCAACAAGTGGTATGGTGCTTTAGTATTCAGTGGGATCTTGCTTGGTAGACTTTCTTCTTAG
- the LOC103500358 gene encoding 4-hydroxybenzoate polyprenyltransferase, mitochondrial isoform X1: MASLLFRTSRRSVSCLSLHRKYLNLFSSLESPISYTRASSVSNLRCGRSDFVVESFIRDFRFGLIHDFSTSSDVKESSKSDESPYGSVKNDGKSEAKAEMSWISLYLPKKFQPYAHLARLDKPIGTWLLAWPCMWSITLAAPPGQLPDFKMLTLFGCGALLLRGAGCTINDLLDRDIDTKVERTKLRPVASGQLTQPQGISFLGLQLFLGLGILLQLNNYSRILGASSLLLVFSYPLMKRFTYWPQAYLGLTFNWGALLGWAAIRGTLDPAIVLPLYFSGVFWTLVYDTIYAHQDKGDDLKVGVKSTALRFGDSTKEWITMFGIANIGCLALSGYNADIGWPFYALLAAASGQLAWQIFTVDLSSRADCNRKFISNKWYGALVFSGILLGRLSS, from the exons ATGGCGTCTTTGCTGTTCCGTACTTCACGCAGGTCCGTATCCTGCCTCTCTCTTCATCGTAAATATCTCAATCTCTTCTCCAGCCTCGAGTCGCCAATTTCATACACCAGAGCTAGTTCAGTTTCCAATTTAAGGTGTGGTCGGTCAGATTTTGTTGTTGAAAGTTTCATTCGAGATTTTAGATTTGGACTTATCCATGATTTTTCTACATCTTCGGACGTAAAAGAGAGTTCAAAGAGTGATGAGAGTCCGTATGGTAGTGttaaaaatgatggaaaatcaGAGGCGAAAGCTGAGATGTCCTGGATTTCTTTGTATTTGCCAAAAAAGTTTCAGCCTTATGCCCACCTTGCACGGCTCGATAAACCTATTGGGACGTGGTTGCTTGCTTGGCCTTGTATGTG GTCAATTACCTTGGCGGCACCTCCAGGCCAACTTCCTGACTTTAAAATGTTGACTCTATTTGGATGCGGGGCTTTGCTTTTGAGGGGTGCTGGGTGTACCATAAATGACCTCCTTGATCGAGATATTGATACAAAG GTTGAACGTACAAAACTTAGACCAGTTGCTAGTGGTCAATTAACCCAACCCCAGGGAATCAGTTTTTTAGGGTTGCAGCTATTTTTGGGACTTGGAATTCTCCTTCAATTGAATAATTACAG TCGCATTTTGGGGGCTTCCTCTTTGCTTCTAGTCTTCTCCTATCCTCTCATGAAGAGGTTCACGTATTGG CCTCAAGCATATCTGGGTCTGACGTTCAACTGGGGAGCTTTGTTAGGATGGGCAGCCATCAGAGGAACTTTGGATCCAGCTATTGTTTTGCCACTATACTTTTCTGGAGTATTCTGGACTCTTGTATATGATACGATATATGCACATCAG GACAAGGGAGATGACTTAAAAGTCGGCGTTAAATCTACTGCTTTGAGATTTGGAGATTCAACTAAGGAGTGGATTACTATGTTTGGAATTGCAAACATTGGCTGTCTTGCTCTTAGTGGTTACAATGCTGATATTG GATGGCCATTTTATGCACTTTTGGCAGCTGCATCTGGACAGTTGGCTTGGCAGATTTTTACTGTTGACTTATCAAGTCGTGCTGATTGCAATCGAAA GTTCATCTCCAACAAGTGGTATGGTGCTTTAGTATTCAGTGGGATCTTGCTTGGTAGACTTTCTTCTTAG
- the LOC103500357 gene encoding nucleolin 1 isoform X2 — protein MGKSSKKSAKVDAAPAAVPSSKPAKKGKRAAEEVVEKEVVAKKQKREAAVEQAVQKQKVEAKTQKKKKVETSSSEEDSSSEEETEPAPKVIPSSKKDTLPPKKANGVAAPAKKKPASSSSSSSSSSEDDSSDSDEKPASKAATTLKKGPSAVSAKKSKASSSSEEDSSEDDSDSDEEPKGKVIAANKSVPATTPKRKVESSTSDSDDSSEEEDEPAKKGIAVVSKKKSSDSDTSEEDDSSSDEEPKNKESKKSNEQKKMPAAAKNGSAAPTKDESSDESDSESSDSDEDVPAVKPATKAPASAKKTESSDSSEESDSDEEEDSDSDEEPAAKKPVPAKAQPAKKVKESSDSSSEEEDEDTDTDVEMEEAAASPKSVAKQSKKEAPRTPVTPKDQSGESKTLFVGNLSFQIEQADVENFFKDVGMPVDVRFASDHDGRFKGFGHVEFESHEVAKKALELNGELLLNREVRLDMAREKGAYTPYDRERNNSFQKGGRGPSQTVFVRGFDRSSGEDEIRSALQEHFGACGDITRVSIPKDYETGNVKGMAYMDFGDSDSFNKALELNGSELHGNYLTVEEAKPRGDSRDGGGSGRGGWSGGRSGGRGGGDGRSGGRFGSGGRFGGRGGRGGDRGGRGGRGGRGGFNKPSMTATGKKTTFGDDE, from the exons ATGGGCAAGTCCAGCAAGAAGTCTGCTAAA GTTGATGCAGCTCCGGCTGCAGTCCCGTCTTCCAAGCCGGCGAAGAAAG GTAAGAGAGCGGCTGAGGAGGTTGTGGAGAAAGAAGTGGTAGCGAAGAAGCAGAAAAGAGAGGCGGCCGTTGAGCAGGCAGTTCAGAAGCAGAAGGTCGAAGCAAaaacacaaaagaagaagaaggtggagACTAGTAGTTCAGAGGAAGATTCCTCTTCTGAAGAAGAGACG GAACCTGCTCCTAAAGTTATTCCCTCTTCAAAGAAAGACACTTTGCCCCCTAAAAAGGCTAATGGCGTTGCTGCCCCTGCAAAGAAGAAGCCTGctagcagcagcagcagcagcagcagcagctcAGAGGATGATTCCTCGGATTCTGATGAG AAGCCGGCTTCCAAGGCTGCCACAACCTTGAAGAAGGGACCAAGTGCTGTCTCTGCGAAGAAGAGCAAGGCATCCAGTAGTTCGGAGGAAGACTCATCTGAAGATGATTCTGATTCTGATGAG GAACCAAAGGGAAAAGTTATTGCAGCAAATAAGAGCGTACCTGCTACTACCCCCAAACGGAAAGTGGAGTCAAGTACCTCAGACTCAGATGACAGTTCGGAGGAGGAAGAT GAGCCGGCCAAGAAAGGTATTGCTGTTGTTTCTAAGAAGAAGAGTTCTGATTCAGATACTTCAGAAGAGGACGACAGCTCATCAGATGAAGAACCT AAAAACAAGGAATCCAAAAAAAGCAATGAACAGAAGAAAATGCCTGCAGCTGCTAAGAACGGCTCTGCAGCTCCTACTAAAGATGAATCGAGTGATGAGTCTGATTCAGAGAGTTCAGATTCTGATGAAGAT GTTCCTGCAGTGAAACCTGCTACCAAGGCACCTGCTAGTGCTAAAAAGACAGAGTCTAGTGATAGTTCGGAAGAAAGTGATTCTGATGAGGAAGAAGACAGCGACTCTGATGAGGAACCG GCTGCAAAAAAGCCTGTTCCAGCTAAGGCTCAACCGGCCAAGAAGGTAAAAGAGAGTTCAGACAGTAGTTCTGAGGAAGAGGACGAGGACACT GATACTGATGTAGAAATGGAGGAAGCTGCTGCGTCACCAAAATCAGTTGCCAAGCAATCTAAGAAAGAAGCA CCTAGAACTCCGGTTACTCCTAAAGATCAGAGTGGTGAATCGAAGACACTATTTGTTGGCAACCTGTCATTTCAAATCGAACAGGCTGATGT GGAGAATTTCTTCAAAGATGTTGGAATGCCTGTTGATGTCCGTTTTGCTTCTGACCATGATGGAAGGTTCAAGGGCTTTGGGCATGTTGAGTTTGAGTCTCATGAAGTAGCTAAAAAA GCTCTTGAATTGAACGGTGAACTCCTCTTAAATCGCGAAGTGAGACTTGACATGGCCCGAGAAAAAGGTGCATACACCCCATATGACAG AGAGAGGAACAACTCATTCCAGAAAGGTGGTAGGGGCCCGAGTCAAACAGTATTTGTTCGTGGATTTGATCGATCATCAGGAGAGGATGAG ATCAGAAGTGCCTTACAGGAGCATTTTGGCGCCTGTGGAGATATTACCAGGGTGTCAATTCCGAAGGACTATGAGACGGGCAACGTTAAAGG GATGGCTTACATGGACTTCGGTGACTCCGATAGCTTCAACAAAGCTCTTGAACTTAATGGCAGTGAACTCCACGGGAACTACTTAACTGTTGAAGAGGCTAAGCCACGTGGAGACAGCCGTGATGGTGGTGGTAGTGGGAGAGGTGGATGGAGTGGTGGAAGGAGTGGAGGAAGAGGTGGTGGTGATGGTAGAAGTGGTGGGCGCTTTGGAAGTGGGGGACGATTTGGTGGCAGAGGAGGACGTGGTGGTGATCGCGGTGGCAGAGGTGGAAGAGGAGGACGGGGAGGTTTTAACAAACCAAGCATGACTGCAACTG
- the LOC103500357 gene encoding nucleolin 1 isoform X1, whose protein sequence is MGKSSKKSAKVDAAPAAVPSSKPAKKGKRAAEEVVEKEVVAKKQKREAAVEQAVQKQKVEAKTQKKKKVETSSSEEDSSSEEETEPAPKVIPSSKKDTLPPKKANGVAAPAKKKPASSSSSSSSSSEDDSSDSDEKPASKAATTLKKGPSAVSAKKSKASSSSEEDSSEDDSDSDEEPKGKVIAANKSVPATTPKRKVESSTSDSDDSSEEEDEPAKKGIAVVSKKKSSDSDTSEEDDSSSDEEPKNKESKKSNEQKKMPAAAKNGSAAPTKDESSDESDSESSDSDEDVPAVKPATKAPASAKKTESSDSSEESDSDEEEDSDSDEEPAAKKPVPAKAQPAKKVKESSDSSSEEEDEDTDTDVEMEEAAASPKSVAKQSKKEAPRTPVTPKDQSGESKTLFVGNLSFQIEQADVENFFKDVGMPVDVRFASDHDGRFKGFGHVEFESHEVAKKALELNGELLLNREVRLDMAREKGAYTPYDSRERNNSFQKGGRGPSQTVFVRGFDRSSGEDEIRSALQEHFGACGDITRVSIPKDYETGNVKGMAYMDFGDSDSFNKALELNGSELHGNYLTVEEAKPRGDSRDGGGSGRGGWSGGRSGGRGGGDGRSGGRFGSGGRFGGRGGRGGDRGGRGGRGGRGGFNKPSMTATGKKTTFGDDE, encoded by the exons ATGGGCAAGTCCAGCAAGAAGTCTGCTAAA GTTGATGCAGCTCCGGCTGCAGTCCCGTCTTCCAAGCCGGCGAAGAAAG GTAAGAGAGCGGCTGAGGAGGTTGTGGAGAAAGAAGTGGTAGCGAAGAAGCAGAAAAGAGAGGCGGCCGTTGAGCAGGCAGTTCAGAAGCAGAAGGTCGAAGCAAaaacacaaaagaagaagaaggtggagACTAGTAGTTCAGAGGAAGATTCCTCTTCTGAAGAAGAGACG GAACCTGCTCCTAAAGTTATTCCCTCTTCAAAGAAAGACACTTTGCCCCCTAAAAAGGCTAATGGCGTTGCTGCCCCTGCAAAGAAGAAGCCTGctagcagcagcagcagcagcagcagcagctcAGAGGATGATTCCTCGGATTCTGATGAG AAGCCGGCTTCCAAGGCTGCCACAACCTTGAAGAAGGGACCAAGTGCTGTCTCTGCGAAGAAGAGCAAGGCATCCAGTAGTTCGGAGGAAGACTCATCTGAAGATGATTCTGATTCTGATGAG GAACCAAAGGGAAAAGTTATTGCAGCAAATAAGAGCGTACCTGCTACTACCCCCAAACGGAAAGTGGAGTCAAGTACCTCAGACTCAGATGACAGTTCGGAGGAGGAAGAT GAGCCGGCCAAGAAAGGTATTGCTGTTGTTTCTAAGAAGAAGAGTTCTGATTCAGATACTTCAGAAGAGGACGACAGCTCATCAGATGAAGAACCT AAAAACAAGGAATCCAAAAAAAGCAATGAACAGAAGAAAATGCCTGCAGCTGCTAAGAACGGCTCTGCAGCTCCTACTAAAGATGAATCGAGTGATGAGTCTGATTCAGAGAGTTCAGATTCTGATGAAGAT GTTCCTGCAGTGAAACCTGCTACCAAGGCACCTGCTAGTGCTAAAAAGACAGAGTCTAGTGATAGTTCGGAAGAAAGTGATTCTGATGAGGAAGAAGACAGCGACTCTGATGAGGAACCG GCTGCAAAAAAGCCTGTTCCAGCTAAGGCTCAACCGGCCAAGAAGGTAAAAGAGAGTTCAGACAGTAGTTCTGAGGAAGAGGACGAGGACACT GATACTGATGTAGAAATGGAGGAAGCTGCTGCGTCACCAAAATCAGTTGCCAAGCAATCTAAGAAAGAAGCA CCTAGAACTCCGGTTACTCCTAAAGATCAGAGTGGTGAATCGAAGACACTATTTGTTGGCAACCTGTCATTTCAAATCGAACAGGCTGATGT GGAGAATTTCTTCAAAGATGTTGGAATGCCTGTTGATGTCCGTTTTGCTTCTGACCATGATGGAAGGTTCAAGGGCTTTGGGCATGTTGAGTTTGAGTCTCATGAAGTAGCTAAAAAA GCTCTTGAATTGAACGGTGAACTCCTCTTAAATCGCGAAGTGAGACTTGACATGGCCCGAGAAAAAGGTGCATACACCCCATATGACAG CAGAGAGAGGAACAACTCATTCCAGAAAGGTGGTAGGGGCCCGAGTCAAACAGTATTTGTTCGTGGATTTGATCGATCATCAGGAGAGGATGAG ATCAGAAGTGCCTTACAGGAGCATTTTGGCGCCTGTGGAGATATTACCAGGGTGTCAATTCCGAAGGACTATGAGACGGGCAACGTTAAAGG GATGGCTTACATGGACTTCGGTGACTCCGATAGCTTCAACAAAGCTCTTGAACTTAATGGCAGTGAACTCCACGGGAACTACTTAACTGTTGAAGAGGCTAAGCCACGTGGAGACAGCCGTGATGGTGGTGGTAGTGGGAGAGGTGGATGGAGTGGTGGAAGGAGTGGAGGAAGAGGTGGTGGTGATGGTAGAAGTGGTGGGCGCTTTGGAAGTGGGGGACGATTTGGTGGCAGAGGAGGACGTGGTGGTGATCGCGGTGGCAGAGGTGGAAGAGGAGGACGGGGAGGTTTTAACAAACCAAGCATGACTGCAACTG